A region from the Tsuneonella mangrovi genome encodes:
- a CDS encoding putative bifunctional diguanylate cyclase/phosphodiesterase: MPGKGRRDALSDRVRRMLVSSLYAQPSSLAIGAINGLVSSSIAAYASGSKLLYVISLVIGVVAIVRVIAAVALNANRDNTSTRKLELVYEIGAFSYASLLGMFAALTMVLQTGTGVQVLMLANAIGYGIGICARNAGRPMIAMGQLTLSTVPIVFGALYVGDVTFVAMAATLFLLLPAMGTIVNNLFKVLRDSIASAETSSKLAERMKVLAETDVVTGLANRAGLNNALVEQLMALPAERSLALFWLDLDRFKEVNDLLGHPVGDRVLGEVAERLCNIAPEGSTIARFGGDEFILVCPVDNRKRCEQLSADVLAEIQRPMRIDGELLNVPTSMGVAILPEDAHDADSLMQAADLALYQAKVGGRNQVRFYDTSMSRDLMRRREIEAELRAAIQRDELSIYFQPIVDLQSGRIRTFEALVRWFHPEKGELRPDEFIPVAEETGVIVTLGNWITRQAAIAAASWPEDVTIAVNLSPLQIRAPGAALGIQSALREAGLDPHRLELEVTESLFLDDNESTAAFIEELSAMGVRFALDDFGTGYSSLGYINKFPFSKIKVDRSFVSGPNVGKKSDAIIRAVAEMGNRLGMDIVAEGLETREQVHTVADAGCTLGQGYYFSRAVPDYIAATLLAQERSEGETRARANGR, translated from the coding sequence ATGCCCGGCAAGGGGCGGCGCGACGCATTGAGCGATCGTGTCCGACGGATGCTGGTCAGTTCGCTGTATGCCCAGCCGAGCTCGCTGGCGATCGGCGCGATCAACGGGTTGGTTTCGAGCAGCATTGCGGCCTACGCCTCGGGCAGCAAGCTGCTCTACGTTATCAGTCTCGTGATCGGAGTGGTTGCGATCGTACGCGTGATTGCGGCGGTCGCGCTCAATGCCAACCGCGACAACACCAGCACACGCAAGCTTGAGCTCGTCTACGAAATCGGGGCGTTCAGCTACGCCAGTCTGCTCGGCATGTTCGCCGCTCTGACGATGGTTCTGCAGACGGGAACCGGCGTGCAGGTACTGATGCTGGCAAATGCGATCGGTTACGGCATCGGGATCTGCGCCCGCAACGCGGGCCGACCGATGATCGCGATGGGCCAGCTGACCCTTTCCACCGTGCCGATCGTGTTCGGTGCGCTGTACGTCGGAGACGTGACCTTCGTCGCCATGGCGGCAACGCTGTTCCTCTTGCTGCCGGCGATGGGCACGATCGTGAACAACCTGTTCAAGGTCCTGCGCGATTCGATCGCTTCGGCGGAAACCAGTTCAAAGCTCGCCGAACGCATGAAGGTCCTCGCGGAAACCGACGTCGTGACCGGGTTGGCCAATCGTGCGGGGCTCAACAACGCGCTGGTCGAGCAGCTCATGGCGCTACCGGCCGAACGGTCGCTGGCGCTGTTCTGGCTCGATCTCGATCGCTTCAAGGAAGTCAACGACCTGCTGGGCCACCCGGTTGGCGACCGGGTGCTGGGCGAAGTCGCCGAACGACTCTGCAACATTGCCCCTGAGGGTTCGACGATCGCCCGGTTCGGCGGCGACGAATTCATTCTCGTTTGCCCCGTCGACAACCGCAAGCGCTGCGAACAGCTCTCGGCCGACGTGCTCGCGGAGATCCAGCGCCCGATGCGGATCGATGGCGAACTGCTCAACGTTCCCACTTCGATGGGCGTGGCGATCCTGCCGGAAGACGCGCACGATGCCGACAGCCTGATGCAGGCGGCCGACCTCGCGCTCTACCAGGCCAAGGTCGGCGGGCGGAACCAGGTCCGGTTCTACGACACTTCGATGAGCCGCGACCTGATGCGTCGACGCGAGATCGAGGCGGAACTGCGCGCCGCGATCCAGCGCGACGAACTGTCGATCTATTTCCAGCCGATCGTTGACCTCCAGAGTGGACGGATCCGCACCTTCGAAGCGCTTGTGCGCTGGTTCCACCCCGAAAAGGGTGAACTGCGCCCCGACGAGTTCATCCCGGTGGCGGAGGAAACCGGGGTAATCGTCACGCTCGGCAACTGGATCACCCGCCAGGCGGCGATTGCCGCCGCGAGTTGGCCCGAGGACGTGACGATCGCCGTCAACCTTTCGCCGCTGCAGATTCGTGCGCCGGGTGCTGCACTGGGTATCCAGTCGGCACTGCGCGAAGCGGGGCTCGATCCGCACCGGCTCGAACTCGAAGTGACCGAAAGCCTGTTCCTCGACGACAACGAGTCGACCGCGGCATTCATCGAAGAGCTGTCGGCGATGGGTGTCCGCTTCGCGCTCGACGACTTCGGGACCGGCTATTCCTCGCTCGGCTACATCAACAAGTTTCCGTTCAGCAAGATCAAGGTCGATCGCAGCTTCGTGTCCGGTCCGAACGTCGGCAAGAAGAGCGACGCGATCATCCGCGCGGTCGCCGAGATGGGCAACCGCCTGGGTATGGACATCGTCGCCGAAGGGCTCGAGACCCGCGAGCAGGTCCACACCGTTGCCGACGCGGGCTGTACGCTCGGGCAAGGCTACTACTTCAGTCGCGCGGTACCCGACTATATCGCGGCCACGCTGCTGGCACAGGAACGCAGCGAGGGCGAAACCAGAGCGCGCGCCAACGGACGCTAG
- a CDS encoding cell wall hydrolase, with the protein MLALAAAVAVPAMAAPGDWRAFDLHPAPSAQAKPMPFETPGESFPGSAFFYLQDTPQSLPLDTGAHWDGDPAPAASNDVRFAARPFRDAGTGVSKARALQCLAMAVYYEAANETTDGQRAVAQVVLNRVMHPSFPDSVCGVVFQGSERQSGCQFTFTCDGSLDRRPMAAKWAEARTVAEAALNGFVFQPVGLATHYHATYVRPYWASSLDNVLTIGLHTFYRWRGAAGMPQAFAALYRGGEPVAAPHPKVFAPAPDSAPDPVVLAQAYDATHRATAIPVPAIEHAQPSTATYAPPDYSAEMRARGGDRAFTAQDLPDASGVKAEYANSGRWIAQPN; encoded by the coding sequence TTGCTGGCGCTTGCCGCCGCAGTGGCGGTCCCGGCGATGGCTGCACCGGGTGACTGGCGCGCGTTCGACCTGCATCCAGCGCCGAGCGCGCAAGCCAAGCCGATGCCGTTCGAAACACCGGGTGAGAGCTTCCCGGGATCGGCGTTCTTCTACCTGCAGGACACTCCGCAATCCCTGCCGCTCGATACCGGCGCGCATTGGGACGGCGATCCCGCTCCTGCTGCATCGAACGATGTGCGCTTTGCCGCGCGCCCGTTCCGCGACGCCGGCACCGGGGTGAGCAAGGCGCGCGCACTGCAGTGCCTGGCGATGGCGGTCTATTACGAAGCGGCGAACGAAACTACTGACGGCCAGCGGGCAGTGGCGCAAGTGGTGCTCAACCGAGTGATGCATCCCAGCTTCCCCGACAGCGTGTGCGGGGTGGTGTTCCAGGGCAGCGAGCGGCAGAGTGGATGCCAGTTTACCTTCACGTGCGACGGATCGCTCGATCGGCGTCCGATGGCGGCAAAATGGGCAGAGGCGCGCACAGTCGCCGAGGCAGCGCTCAATGGATTCGTGTTCCAGCCGGTCGGCCTCGCGACGCACTACCATGCGACCTACGTGCGACCCTATTGGGCGAGCAGCCTCGACAACGTGCTCACTATCGGGCTGCACACCTTCTACCGCTGGCGCGGAGCTGCCGGTATGCCGCAGGCGTTCGCGGCGCTCTATCGTGGCGGAGAACCTGTGGCCGCCCCGCACCCCAAGGTGTTTGCTCCCGCACCCGATTCCGCACCCGATCCGGTGGTGTTGGCACAGGCCTATGACGCGACGCACCGCGCAACCGCGATACCGGTGCCGGCCATCGAGCATGCGCAGCCCAGCACTGCCACGTATGCACCGCCTGACTACAGCGCGGAAATGCGCGCGCGCGGCGGTGATCGGGCCTTCACTGCGCAAGACCTGCCCGATGCCAGCGGGGTCAAGGCCGAATACGCCAATTCCGGGCGCTGGATTGCCCAGCCCAACTAG
- a CDS encoding FecCD family ABC transporter permease: MTRPVPLLLALLAIALPLSLLAGRVWIDPASTPNAAVILMQLRLPRAMLAIVIGAGLGASGAAMQGYLRNPLADPGLFGIAPGAALGAVVSLWFGYAASPYLLPLFALAGAAGAMALLAAIAGRTGGIALFTLAGMMIASLAGALTSLAISLAPNAFAMSEIVSWLMGALTDRSWSDVWLAAPLTLAGIACLLMAARGLDALVLGDAAARSLGMEPGRLQFWLIAGVGLAVGSGVAVAGIIGFVGLIVPHLVRPLTDRKPSSLLVPSALAGALLVLVADCLCRVLPLVTELRLGIALSLVGAPFFLWLLLRMRRGLT; this comes from the coding sequence ATGACCCGCCCGGTCCCGCTTTTGCTCGCGTTACTGGCGATCGCGCTGCCGCTGTCGCTTCTCGCCGGACGCGTGTGGATCGATCCCGCCAGCACGCCCAACGCGGCGGTGATCCTGATGCAGCTGCGCCTGCCGCGCGCGATGCTCGCTATCGTGATCGGTGCGGGACTGGGCGCGAGCGGGGCCGCGATGCAAGGCTACTTGCGCAACCCGCTGGCCGATCCGGGGCTGTTCGGGATCGCGCCGGGTGCCGCGCTCGGTGCGGTGGTCAGCCTGTGGTTCGGCTATGCCGCCTCGCCCTACCTGCTGCCGCTGTTCGCGCTGGCCGGAGCGGCGGGCGCGATGGCGTTGCTCGCGGCTATCGCCGGGCGCACCGGAGGGATCGCGCTGTTCACGCTTGCCGGGATGATGATCGCCAGCCTTGCGGGTGCACTCACCAGCCTCGCGATCAGCCTTGCGCCCAATGCCTTCGCGATGAGCGAGATCGTCAGCTGGCTGATGGGCGCGCTGACCGACCGCAGCTGGAGCGACGTGTGGCTCGCCGCGCCGCTGACGCTGGCGGGGATCGCCTGCCTGCTGATGGCCGCGCGCGGGCTCGATGCGCTGGTGCTGGGCGATGCGGCGGCGCGCAGCCTCGGAATGGAGCCCGGGCGACTTCAGTTCTGGCTGATTGCCGGAGTCGGTCTGGCGGTGGGAAGCGGGGTTGCGGTCGCAGGGATCATCGGATTCGTCGGACTGATCGTGCCGCACCTCGTGCGCCCGCTGACCGACCGCAAGCCGAGTTCGCTGCTGGTCCCGAGTGCACTCGCGGGCGCGCTGCTGGTGCTGGTGGCGGACTGCCTGTGCCGCGTATTGCCGCTGGTCACCGAGCTGCGCCTCGGGATCGCGCTGAGCCTTGTCGGCGCACCGTTTTTCCTGTGGCTGCTGCTGCGGATGAGGAGGGGGTTAACATGA
- a CDS encoding ABC transporter ATP-binding protein: MTLAAQDLSLNGRLAEVSLALRPGEVTAICGPNGAGKSSLLQCLAGLLQPEAGSVALDGVDVSEIAPRSRAQAIGYLPQDGEVAWDVAVRTLVELGRLPHRDRGDAHVAAAIHALDLASLADRPVSHLSGGERARALLARVLAGTPRWILADEPLAALDIAHQVALIGHLRAAADNGAGVVLVLHDLALAMNHADRVVVLDRGTIAADGAPEEALSAGIISRVWGVPARWLGEPGARALIAG, translated from the coding sequence ATGACGCTCGCCGCGCAAGACCTCTCGCTCAACGGTCGCCTTGCCGAGGTTTCTCTGGCGCTGCGACCGGGGGAGGTCACCGCGATCTGTGGGCCGAACGGGGCGGGCAAGTCGAGCCTGCTGCAATGCCTTGCCGGTTTGCTGCAGCCCGAAGCCGGGTCGGTCGCGCTCGATGGAGTCGACGTGTCAGAGATTGCTCCGCGAAGCCGCGCGCAGGCGATCGGCTACCTCCCGCAGGACGGCGAAGTGGCGTGGGATGTCGCGGTCAGGACCCTCGTCGAACTCGGCCGCTTGCCGCATCGCGATCGGGGGGATGCGCACGTTGCCGCAGCGATCCACGCACTTGATCTCGCATCGTTGGCCGATCGCCCGGTGTCGCATCTCTCGGGCGGGGAGCGCGCGCGGGCGCTGCTGGCACGGGTGCTGGCAGGAACCCCGCGCTGGATCCTTGCTGACGAACCGCTCGCCGCGCTCGATATCGCTCACCAGGTCGCGCTGATCGGCCACTTGCGGGCGGCGGCGGACAATGGCGCGGGCGTGGTGCTGGTGCTCCACGACCTTGCGCTGGCGATGAACCATGCCGACCGGGTGGTGGTGCTCGATCGCGGAACGATCGCAGCCGACGGCGCTCCCGAAGAGGCGCTGTCGGCCGGGATCATATCCCGCGTCTGGGGCGTTCCCGCGCGCTGGCTGGGCGAGCCGGGCGCGCGGGCACTGATTGCTGGCTAA
- a CDS encoding ABC transporter substrate-binding protein: MLAALALLVAGCAPAPVSRTPVIHPTIVSLNPCTDAILAELAGPRQVLALSHYSRDPRASSMNVATARRFATTGGTVEEVLALDPDIVVGGSFMPPATRAAFARLGIKVETFGIASSVAESEAQVRRLAVLAGHRAQGEALVRRIDTAVERAHWSGKPASAILWQPDGIVPGKRALVTRLMANAGLSSQSAARGMGQADYLSLERLLADPPQVLLVAGNQRGQHHPALRDLHGVIEAKFDPALLFCGGPTIIRAADRLAEIRREES, from the coding sequence GTGCTGGCAGCCCTTGCGTTGCTGGTGGCCGGATGCGCTCCGGCTCCGGTATCGCGCACGCCGGTGATCCACCCGACGATCGTAAGCCTCAACCCATGCACCGACGCGATCCTTGCCGAGCTGGCGGGGCCGCGCCAGGTGCTCGCGCTCAGCCACTACAGCCGCGATCCGCGCGCAAGCTCGATGAACGTGGCCACAGCGCGCCGGTTCGCGACCACCGGCGGGACAGTCGAAGAAGTGCTCGCGCTCGATCCGGATATTGTGGTGGGTGGCAGCTTCATGCCGCCTGCCACCCGCGCCGCGTTCGCGCGGCTGGGGATCAAGGTCGAGACTTTCGGGATCGCCTCGAGCGTCGCCGAAAGCGAAGCGCAGGTGCGGCGGCTGGCCGTGCTCGCCGGACATCGCGCGCAAGGCGAGGCGCTGGTCAGGCGGATCGATACAGCGGTCGAGCGGGCACACTGGAGCGGCAAGCCCGCTTCGGCGATCCTGTGGCAGCCCGACGGGATCGTGCCGGGCAAGCGTGCGCTCGTTACAAGGCTGATGGCGAACGCGGGTCTTTCCAGCCAGAGCGCCGCGCGCGGGATGGGACAGGCGGATTACCTGTCGCTTGAACGGCTGCTGGCCGATCCGCCGCAGGTCCTGCTGGTCGCCGGAAACCAGCGTGGGCAGCATCACCCGGCACTGCGCGACCTGCACGGCGTGATCGAAGCCAAGTTCGATCCCGCGCTGCTCTTTTGCGGCGGGCCGACGATCATTCGCGCCGCCGACCGGCTGGCTGAAATCCGCCGGGAGGAGTCATGA
- a CDS encoding TonB-dependent receptor plug domain-containing protein yields MRKYLILCSLVAVSSPVLAQDAGASSNPDTITVTATGMQGNVVDTGQPVTVIGRAEIDSIQGADLTRVLARAPGVTISRNGPPGNYTGVNVRGAAADQLLVLVDGVRVADPASPAGGFDFGNLLAGNIAKLDLLRGANSTIWGSDAIGGVVAITTRYDRGLTASGEYGADNTSYLVANGGTGSDAYYLGGSASWYRTDGYSAARLGTEPDGFEQVAANGQARAYLSSSFELFVRGRYAQGDLSLDGYPPPNYTFADTAEWQRTRQYSGAAGARFDSGVVLLEGSWSFADTRRANFDPAQGTAPTYTVAGHSDRLDLRGTWRAIGPVVVNFGSDGEWTRFVSLYDAHQSTGTWGGYAQLGIETPRYAAHLGLRHDEHARFGGETTFGADASFALVPELRLRASIGEGFKAPTLFQLLSDYGNMSLRPERATSYDLGLAWRTRAAPTYAEFTLFRRESSDLIDYVSCYGVTTGICTGRPYGTYDNVGRARAQGVEVALGVSPFRDLRAQLAYSYVEATDRATGNWLARRPRHAVTTSVDWTTSLGLTIGGDMRLVGVRYDDAANAVRLAGYAVGDLRASYPVSDRIELYGRIENVTDTSYVEVAGYGTQGRAAYIGARLRL; encoded by the coding sequence ATGCGCAAATATCTGATTTTATGTAGTTTGGTTGCCGTATCGTCGCCTGTGCTGGCGCAGGATGCGGGTGCCTCGTCCAATCCCGATACGATTACCGTCACTGCCACCGGCATGCAGGGCAATGTCGTCGATACCGGACAGCCGGTCACTGTGATCGGTCGGGCCGAGATCGATTCCATCCAGGGTGCCGACCTTACCCGGGTGCTCGCCCGGGCGCCCGGCGTAACGATTTCCCGCAACGGCCCGCCCGGCAACTACACCGGCGTCAACGTGCGCGGCGCGGCAGCAGACCAGTTGCTGGTGCTGGTCGATGGGGTGCGGGTGGCCGATCCCGCATCGCCCGCGGGCGGGTTCGATTTCGGCAACCTCCTGGCGGGAAACATCGCCAAGCTCGACCTGCTACGCGGGGCGAATTCGACCATCTGGGGTTCCGACGCGATCGGCGGGGTCGTGGCGATCACCACCCGTTACGACCGGGGCCTGACTGCAAGCGGCGAATACGGTGCTGACAACACCAGCTACCTCGTCGCGAACGGCGGCACCGGCAGCGATGCCTATTATCTCGGCGGGTCGGCCAGCTGGTACCGCACCGACGGGTACTCGGCAGCTAGGCTCGGGACCGAGCCCGACGGGTTCGAACAAGTCGCCGCCAACGGGCAGGCGCGGGCTTACCTGTCGAGCAGTTTCGAGCTGTTCGTGCGCGGTCGCTACGCGCAAGGCGACCTGTCGCTCGACGGTTACCCGCCGCCGAACTACACGTTCGCCGATACCGCTGAATGGCAGCGCACCCGGCAGTACTCGGGCGCGGCGGGTGCACGGTTCGACAGCGGCGTGGTGCTGCTCGAAGGCAGCTGGTCGTTCGCCGATACGCGCCGGGCGAACTTCGACCCTGCGCAAGGAACTGCGCCGACCTACACCGTAGCGGGCCACTCCGACCGGCTGGACCTGCGCGGCACTTGGCGCGCGATCGGGCCGGTGGTGGTCAACTTCGGCAGCGACGGCGAATGGACCCGATTTGTCAGCCTCTACGATGCGCACCAGTCGACCGGCACCTGGGGCGGCTATGCCCAGCTGGGGATCGAAACCCCGCGCTACGCTGCACACCTCGGCTTGCGGCACGACGAGCACGCCCGCTTCGGCGGCGAGACCACGTTCGGGGCGGACGCCAGCTTCGCGCTCGTGCCCGAGCTCCGACTGCGCGCGAGTATTGGCGAGGGCTTCAAGGCACCGACGCTGTTCCAGTTGCTGAGCGACTACGGCAACATGTCGCTGCGGCCCGAGCGGGCGACCAGCTACGACCTCGGTCTCGCCTGGCGCACCCGCGCTGCGCCGACATATGCCGAATTCACGCTGTTTCGCCGCGAAAGCTCCGACCTGATCGACTATGTCTCGTGCTACGGTGTGACGACCGGGATCTGCACCGGGCGACCCTACGGCACCTATGACAATGTCGGCCGCGCGCGAGCACAGGGGGTCGAAGTGGCGCTCGGTGTCTCGCCGTTTCGCGACCTGCGCGCGCAGCTTGCCTACAGCTACGTCGAGGCGACCGATCGCGCGACCGGCAACTGGCTCGCTCGCCGCCCGCGCCATGCGGTGACCACGTCGGTCGACTGGACCACGTCGCTCGGGCTGACCATCGGTGGGGATATGCGGCTGGTCGGCGTGCGCTACGACGATGCGGCCAACGCCGTGCGGCTCGCTGGGTATGCTGTGGGCGATCTCCGCGCGAGCTACCCCGTAAGCGATCGGATCGAGCTCTACGGCCGGATCGAGAACGTGACCGATACCAGCTACGTCGAGGTCGCGGGCTACGGCACGCAAGGCCGTGCGGCCTACATCGGGGCGCGCTTGCGGCTGTGA